From a single Peromyscus maniculatus bairdii isolate BWxNUB_F1_BW_parent chromosome 4, HU_Pman_BW_mat_3.1, whole genome shotgun sequence genomic region:
- the Ctxn2 gene encoding cortexin-2 codes for MSSTYCSNSSAKMSVNEVSAFSLTLEQKTGFAFVGILCIFLGLLIIRCFKILLDPYSSMPSSTWEDEVEEFDKGTFEYALA; via the coding sequence ATGAGTAGCACCTACTGCAGCAATTCTTCAGCTAAGATGAGTGTCAACGAAGTCTCTGCATTCTCCCTGACGCTGGAGCAAAAGACTGGCTTTGCCTTTGTGGGCATCCTGTGCATTTTCCTGGGGCTCCTTATCATCAGATGCTTCAAGATTCTCTTAGACCCATATAGCAGCATGCCCTCTTCTACGTGGGAAGACGAAGTCGAAGAGTTTGATAAAGGGACCTTTGAATATGCGCTTGCCTGA